In Aspergillus luchuensis IFO 4308 DNA, chromosome 1, nearly complete sequence, the following are encoded in one genomic region:
- the ilv3C gene encoding putative dihydroxy-acid dehydratase (COG:E;~EggNog:ENOG410PIS1;~InterPro:IPR020558,IPR000581,IPR037237,IPR042096;~PFAM:PF00920;~go_function: GO:0003824 - catalytic activity [Evidence IEA]), producing the protein MDNISHTSPRSDYDLSTPITSTSGLRQGLSSYGDAHFSLFLRKVFIKALGYSDEALSRPIVGIINTYSGFNPCHANAPQLIEAVKRGVHLQGGLAIEFPTISIQESFSHPTSMFLRNLMSMDTEEMIRAQPLDACVMIGGCDKTVPAQLMGGISANKPILPLITGPMLPGSHRGQRIGACTDCRNNWAAFRAKEIDIEEISAINEELAPTVGTCGVMGTASTMACITAALGMMPLRGASAPAVSSARIRVAEETGANAVAVARAERRPQDILSKESFLNAITVLQAIGGSTNAVVHLMAIVNRHPKLQGVITLQTIEEVGQRTPLLIDLKPSGDNYMNDFHNAGGMLVLLHTLRPLLHLSAMTISGQTLGEVLDSSPFRTFPLSQQIIRPLSDPLHPSSSLVVLRGNIAPDGAVMKASASKDRRLLSHSGPAVVFENSIDLAKRIDDPNLEVTPDSVLVLKGIGPIGNPGMPEAGLIPIPRKLGSAGVKDMLRLSDGRMSGTAGGTIVLHISPESALRQSPFGVVQTGDLITCDVTKRKLQLEISDEELKRRIDARKQALKANGAERSHANQRERGYRGLYERSVNQAQDGADFDFLAASGPSFYDGK; encoded by the exons ATGGATAATATCTCACACACCTCGCCTCGAAGCGACTATGACCTATCGACCCCCATAACCTCCACCTCTGGACTCCGTCAAGGCCTATCATCCTATGGCGATGCGCATTTCTCTCTATTCCTGCGAAAAGTCTTCATTAAGGCCCTGGGATACTCCGATGAAGCGCTCTCTCGCCCCATAGTTGGCATTATCAATACCTATTCCGGGTTCAATCCATGCCACGCCAATGCCCCTCAGCTGATCGAAGCCGTGAAACGGGGCGTTCATCTCCAGGGAGGGCTTGCTATCGAGTTCCCGACGATTAGTATCCAGGAGAGCTTTTCTCATCCAACAAGCATGTTTTTGAGGAACTTGATGAGTATGGATACCGAAGAGATGATTCGTGCTCAGCCGTTGGATGCGTGCGTTATGATTGGAG GCTGTGATAAAACTGTTCCTGCTCAGTTGATGGGCGGCATCTCTGCCAATAAACCCATACTTCCGCTTATCACGGGCCCGATGTTGCCGGGGAGTCATCGCGGGCAACGCATTGGGGCTTGTACGGATTGCCGGAATAACTGGGCAGCATTTCGAGCGAAGGAAATTGATATTGAAGAAATATCGGCTATCAATGAGGAGCTGGCCCCGACG GTCGGAACGTGTGGGGTTATGGGAACTGCCAGTACAATGGCATGCATCACAGCAGCTCTGGGCATGATGCCGCTCCGTGGCGCGTCCGCGCCAGCAGTCTCCTCAGCGAGAATCCGAGTGGCCGAGGAAACAGGGGCAAATGCAGTGGCGGTGGCACGCGCTGAACGACGACCTCAAGATATCCTCTCGAAGGAGTCCTTTTTAAACGCCATCACGGTGTTACAAGCTATCGGAGGTTCGACTAATGCTGTTGTACACCTAATGGCTATTGTGAACAGACACCCCAAGTTACAAGGGGTAATCACTTTGCAGACTATAGAGGAAGTCGGCCAGCGGACACCGCTCCTCATTGACCTAAAGCCAAGTGGTGACAACTACATGAACGACTTCCACAATGCAGGTGGAATGTTGGTGTTGCTTCATACTCTCCGcccacttcttcatctctcaGCCATGACCATAAGCGGTCAAACGTTGGGCGAAGTACTGGATTCTTCACCGTTCAGGACATTTCCCCTTTCGCAGCAGATCATCAGACCGCTATCtgatcctctccacccttCATCCTCGCTAGTCGTCCTCCGGGGAAATATCGCGCCCGATGGAGCCGTCATGAAGGCATCTGCATCCAAGGATCGACGCTTGCTCTCTCATTCTGGACCAGCCGTTGTTTTCGAGAACTCCATAGATCTTGCTAAGCGCATCGATGATCCCAACCTCGAGGTCACTCCAGATTCAGTCTTGGTTCTGAAGGGCATCGGGCCCATAGGCAACCCCGGAATGCCCGAAGCAGGCCTGATACCTATCCCTCGTAAGCTTGGCTCCGCAGGCGTCAAGGACATGCTGCGTCTGTCCGATGGACGCATgtcaggaacagcaggaggTACTATTGTTCTTCATATATCACCCGAGTCAGCGCTGCGGCAGTCGCCATTCGGAGTGGTACAAACAGGAGATTTAATTACTTGCGACGTTACAAAGAGAAAGCTTCAGCTTGAGATTTCAGATGAAGAGCTGAAACGGCGAATTGACGCCCGGAAACAGGCGCTCAAAGCTAACGGGGCGGAAAGATCGCATGCTAAtcagagggaaagagggtaTCGGGGGCTGTATGAACGATCGGTGAACCAGGCACAGGATGGCGCTGATTTTGACTTTCTCGCAGCGAGTGGGCCATCATTTTATGATGGAAAGTAA